In a single window of the Trypanosoma brucei brucei TREU927 chromosome 6, complete sequence genome:
- a CDS encoding hypothetical protein, conserved (similar to Gamma-tubulin complex component 4 (GCP-4) (hGCP4) (h76p) (Hgrip76). (Swiss-Prot:Q9UGJ1) [Homo sapiens;]) has translation MEELQCALLGFHSASLPFEILKDSPCDAGVTGTFSQLHPSERSLVGEVLPLGEMCQTLRALATDFAVGRTDGLYISAIASAVVQILRSYEESVRAAVTPSSVVSLRPTYFLAFSLIMEMVQQQKNADLLLVTIQSFLSNREIPQKFRLWMGEAVWMSLLYTIGHYVAHGVVLHGRRDFFISVKSKGGKEDHTLHSDLLPHGIPMELGLLILSVGKERRVLLSDAESHGKEYLEQLALGAQDEAADAVFRAIYHPSLCVNGFLVVDELETRVEETHALWSKALWLKVSKQVDLRKHIDAMRAMFLCHRGDFWHTFVETAFSTFVDDTISRSTVTEAVVNRTAADAFAYALEMSGLGDVRVFERFSTFVRLPIEAEEGEGSGTLRSIEDTARAILSCMRGLGLHYVPPRGLQLVVSPKAMEYYQRIFSFHIVRRFSLHALHSVRGLFSEALLTNKNPSPELRRAFAIMQLLLFLQTTLGYYLQVDVIVLRNAELDKAMAKCKSVQDAKRCLDRYVWHITEGSFIAEGSNALFSACEALFQCSFALYVLCKRYRLVSWAVEGSRIPIEVLAALAALETRVHQEIIAAFTGHLSGSSTRGNERALWARLDFNRFLSAGLYGGPSTVFQQPQRPVPSRSLSSSLKSLRGPTQSRLRGERTTKGTSSPTPKAGHR, from the coding sequence ATGGAAGAACTGCAGTGCGCTCTTCTCGGGTTTCACTCCGCGTCGTTACCCTTCGAGATATTGAAGGATTCTCCGTGTGATGCCGGAGTTACTGGCACTTTCTCGCAGCTCCACCCATCCGAGCGGTCGTTGGTCGGGGAGGTGTTGCCACTCGGGGAGATGTGTCAAACGTTACGGGCTCTTGCTACTGACTTTGCTGTTGGACGCACAGATGGGCTCTACATTTCAGCTATTGCATCCGCTGTCGTGCAAATACTGCGTAGTTACGAGGAATCCGTCCGAGCTGCTGTAACGCCGTCCTCGGTTGTGTCGCTCCGACCCACGTACTTTCTCGCTTTTTCACTTATCATGGAGATGGttcagcagcaaaagaatgCAGATCTTCTCCTTGTAACAATACAGTCGTTCCTTTCAAATCGGGAGATCCCCCAGAAGTTTAGGCTGTGGATGGGCGAGGCTGTGTGGATGTCTCTCCTTTATACCATTGGACACTATGTTGCTCATGGTGTTGTGCTCCATGGCCGCCGTGACTTCTTTATTTCTGTGAAgtcaaagggaggaaaggaggaCCACACACTGCATAGTGATCTCCTTCCTCATGGCATACCCATGGAACTTGGCTTACTGATACTCTCAGTGGGAAAAGAGCGGCGGGTTCTGCTCAGTGACGCTGAGAGTCACGGCAAGGAATATCTTGAGCAGCTTGCGTTGGGTGCGCAGGATGAGGCAGCGGATGCGGTGTTTAGGGCTATTTACCACCCATCGCTGTGTGTGAATGGTTTCCTCGTAGTGGATGAGCTGGAGACACGTGTTGAGGAAACGCATGCACTGTGGTCAAAGGCCTTGTGGCTTAAAGTTAGTAAACAGGTTGACCTGCGGAAACACATAGATGCGATGCGGGCGATGTTCTTGTGTCATCGCGGGGACTTTTGGCATACGTTTGTGGAGACCGCTTTTTCAACTTTTGTGGATGATACCATTTCACGATCGACGGTAACGGAGGCGGTGGTCAACCGGACTGCTGCGGATGCATTTGCATATGCACTGGAAATGTCAGGTTTAGGGGATGTGCGCGTGTTTGAGCGCTTCAGCACATTTGTGCGGCTCCCAAttgaggcagaggagggtGAAGGAAGCGGGACTTTGCGCTCCATTGAGGATACGGCTCGAGCAATTCTGAGCTGCATGCGTGGCTTAGGGCTTCATTACGTTCCCCCGCGAGGTTTGCAACTTGTTGTGTCACCCAAGGCTATGGAGTACTATCAGCGtatcttttcatttcatattGTGAGGCGCTTTTCACTACACGCACTTCATTCTGTTAGGGGTCTCTTTTCTGAGGCACTGCTAACGAACAAGAACCCGTCGCCGGAGCTCCGCCGTGcctttgcaataatgcaattgttgttatttctccAAACCACATTGGGTTACTATCTCCAGGTGGATGTGATAGTGCTAAGAAATGCTGAACTTGACAAGGCAATGGCAAAGTGTAAGAGCGTGCAAGATGCAAAGAGGTGTTTAGATCGCTACGTATGGCATATTACCGAAGGCTCTTTTATTGCTGAAGGGTCTAATGCACTTTTTTCAGCGTGCGAGGCTCTTTTCCAGTGTTCGTTTGCCCTCTATGTGCTTTGCAAGCGTTACAGGCTAGTTTCGTGGGCTGTTGAAGGCTCACGGATTCCGATAGAAGTGTTGGCTGCACTTGCAGCTTTGGAGACTCGTGTGCATCAGGAAATTATTGCCGCGTTTACGGGGCACCTTTCGGGATCTTCAACACGTGGGAACGAGCGGGCTCTGTGGGCTCGCCTGGACTTTAACCGATTCCTCTCCGCGGGGTTGTATGGTGGACCTTCTACTGTATTTCAGCAACCCCAGCGGCCTGTGCCCAGTAGAAGTTTATCAAGTTCCTTAAAAAGTTTGCGGGGCCCCACGCAGAGCCGACTCCGCGGGGAGCGAACGACAAAAGGAACCAGTTCCCCCACACCGAAAGCAGGGCACCGGTAG
- a CDS encoding chaperone protein DNAJ, putative, producing the protein MYVFRFHISSFHSFLVNFLQPSRGVGEPSRLLDHLETHPSYMRRVTSTAVHRTVSSVLSPALLPSFNGTLLLSVCFASCSAAPVRNLYKRLGLDHKATSEEVKAAYRQRALECHPDVVDDNRKAQAEVDFRAVSEAYDVLIDPQKRKEHDKALGLERTVPPAKKQQEGEGVGCDSKGSFNRGVTRPRNRKPFVRGDADRNFREAFHGMSLDQVLFRERLRQRRMQKQMEEKAKEGDDGSPAGREESIRRVAAAAAERFAEKVRRQYGPGMLRHARVYTSLSRDPQPPPSDYMPFRPFHGWTVPNGVRTPPEPTLGPTAKVEDVKDVQLAEPAVGDASHQRKLPKHFPVVQAPDGSSLLREEAIACMERERRLPHNMGKLYSYHRPY; encoded by the coding sequence ATGTATGTATTTCGTTTCCATATATCGTCTTTCCACTCTTTTCTTGTTAACTTTTTGCAACCTTCAAGAGGGGTAGGTGAGCCATCACGCCTTCTGGATCACCTTGAAACACACCCGTCATATATGCGACGCGTGACTTCCACCGCTGTGCACCGCACCGTTTCTTCAGTCCTGTCGCCGGCGCTCTTGCCGTCTTTCAATGGCACATTGCTGTTATCCGTTTGCTTTGCAAGTTGTTCAGCTGCACCGGTGAGAAATTTATACAAGCGCTTGGGACTTGACCATAAAGCAACATCCGAAGAAGTGAAGGCGGCGTACCGCCAACGTGCCCTTGAATGTCACCCCGACGTGGTGGATGATAACCGGAAGGCTCAAGCTGAGGTGGATTTTCGCGCAGTTTCTGAGGCTTACGACGTGTTAATCGACCCACAGAAACGCAAGGAGCACGACAAGGCACTTGGACTCGAGCGTACAGTACCTCCTGCAAAGAAGCAACAGGAGGGAGAAGGAGTGGGTTGCGATTCTAAGGGTTCATTTAATAGGGGAGTTACTCGGCCACGAAACCGGAAACCGTTCGTGCGGGGCGACGCAGATCGCAACTTCCGTGAAGCATTTCACGGTATGTCGCTCGATCAAGTACTCTTTCGGGAGCGACTGAGGCAACGACGTATGCAAAAGcagatggaagaaaaggcaaaggagGGGGACGATGGCTCCCCCGCTGGACGTGAGGAGTCTATTCGGCGTGTGGCTGCTGCAGCGGCGGAGCGCTTTGCAGAAAAAGTGCGGCGACAGTATGGACCAGGCATGTTGCGGCATGCGCGTGTGTACACAAGTTTGTCCCGTGATCCGCAGCCGCCACCGTCGGATTATATGCCCTTTCGCCCGTTCCATGGCTGGACTGTACCGAATGGTGTGCGGACGCCACCTGAACCGACTTTAGGTCCAACTGCAAAGGTGGAGGACGTGAAAGATGTGCAACTTGCAGAACCTGCGGTTGGTGATGCCAGCCACCAGCGGAAGTTGCCGAAACATTTCCCAGTGGTACA
- a CDS encoding ubiquitin fusion degradation protein 2, putative (similar to Ubiquitin conjugation factor E4 (Ubiquitin fusion degradation protein2) (UB fusion protein 2). (Swiss-Prot:Q9HE05) {Schizosaccharomyces pombe}): MIEVSSLEQLLSFIQREAILVVKFYADWCGPCKQIEGQYNVLSQVFTAVTFCTCNIDRNRACAERFQVQSIPTFIIWYRGRVETTIRGGDLPQVERVIVDLTRQQQHGEVAIASASREQSASRPIHEILLAKMNQLAQTIKTTPANKGAEQGACEAVYALLEAGCEQQPFGALLLPYFACEGFSAVAVDALFAYISSKGEPYSKGIQIIVNRMMTQLIEFFLASTLDQTRELCMMQRAVYSMVTCRSVLPIFVHSHLFYSDSFTDGLQLEYGTILGAILGVGVFSRASRPLPPLLRMVEWRGYMDMFPTESEDHSQKISDLQSSMETACDANKRIVLVLLQNKLSRFHTLRFMGSALRLNAGYTRTMHHDLPLSSRFFMCQLNDVLMEAALPVFTKGCDASSIPPAYLLEDPGEETVVDFGESVERITHYDENRPLPSFPSLQEPFKPTVHLFFLAARSMMLSVSVLIELHERVEHESSRPNTSTQQRALCIVEKSLVEGLIGSHSLGQKRVRLLNGIAGWLVKVMGTLEDGTLLPEPPETWKYLPQQLVEVVIRGMQLAPLDYPDVENVISLMLVLMGNTVYFPKPHTHALFPDFLLRLLRNEDTQQALMAHRWFSQNIVRSCVLCYIAVEKSTYEKVSVRYTLSRCTKSFLLHESLCQPVRAEFEAGGTLLERFSHMVTAEVNDAVDQLIGTLTQMNRLVREGADLSENPNPHRGDGGGNDGTAGRAATVNRGTHRNTENEEESEDETEGSPQSYHQLGLGLKQRILLFEGSVDLFIQLASSFPKGVAQNMVAQQISQMLARSLTSFVGADSKKLKIEHPERYGFRPREILGRIVECLVQFVRLENFLRCLCNCGVPQKDILQAMKVISERGLVGEHLVWKLNEIASSLQAMSARVREEEALWDEAPEFALDALLSTPLLRPIALPSDVKDLDDLVYTNEDTLHHLLLSESKHPFTKEYLDEEMVKEFNAREDVMQARERLQNRIAEWLRNAKAHRE; the protein is encoded by the coding sequence ATGATTGAGGTAAGCAGTTTGGAGCAACTGTTGTCTTTTATTCAGAGGGAAGCCATTCTCGTAGTTAAGTTCTATGCTGATTGGTGCGGGCCATGCAAGCAGATAGAGGGGCAGTATAACGTGTTGAGTCAAGTGTTCACAGCGGTAACATTTTGCACGTGCAATATTGACCGCAATCGAGCCTGCGCGGAGCGTTTTCAGGTGCAAAGTATACCAACATTCATAATTTGGTACCGTGGGCGTGTGGAAACGACAATCCGTGGAGGAGATTTACCCCAAGTGGAAAGAGTAATTGTCGATTTGACCAGACAACAGCAGCATGGTGAAGTGGCGATTGCTTCGGCGTCACGGGAGCAATCTGCATCACGCCCAATCCACGAGATTTTGCTGGCGAAGATGAATCAACTGGCGCAGACCATCAAGACCACCCCCGCAAACAAGGGTGCTGAACAAGGTGCTTGCGAAGCAGTTTATGCTCTTCTCGAAGCCGGCTGTGAGCAACAACCGTTCGGTGCTTTGTTGCTTCCCTACTTTGCTTGTGAGGGATTCAGTGCGGTTGCTGTGGATGCCCTGTTTGCTTACATTTCTTCCAAGGGTGAGCCATATTCCAAAGGCATTCAAATAATTGTCAATAGAATGATGACCCAATTGATTGAATTTTTCCTGGCTTCGACCTTGGACCAGACTCGCGAACTATGTATGATGCAGCGGGCAGTGTATTCTATGGTGACATGCCGTTCGGTTCTGCCTATATTTGTTCATTCACACCTCTTTTACAGCGATTCTTTTACTGATGGCTTACAACTTGAGTATGGGACTATCTTAGGTGCCATACTCGGTGTGGGTGTGTTTAGTCGCGCATCCCGCCCGCTTCCACCACTCTTGCGCATGGTTGAGTGGAGGGGCTATATGGACATGTTTCCTACAGAGTCGGAAGACCACTCTCAAAAAATATCGGACCTGCAGAGCAGCATGGAAACTGCATGTGATGCGAACAAACGTATAGTCCTGGTGCTGCTCCAAAATAAACTGTCCCGTTTTCACACATTGCGGTTCATGGGGTCGGCCCTACGTCTCAACGCCGGGTACACCAGGACCATGCACCATGATTTGCCTCTTTCCTCACGGTTCTTTATGTGCCAACTGAATGATGTGTTAATGGAGGCTGCGCTTCCTGTGTTCACGAAGGGATGTGATGCGTCATCTATTCCACCTGCTTATCTTTTGGAAGATCCGGGTGAGGAAACGGTCGTGGACTTTGGGGAAAGTGTAGAGCGCATCACCCATTATGATGAAAACCGACcgcttccttcctttccatcACTTCAAGAACCCTTCAAACCTACTGtgcatctctttttccttgcgGCTCGCTCAATGATGCTTAGCGTGTCAGTTCTCATCGAGTTGCATGAACGAGTTGAACATGAATCATCACGACCGAACACCTCAACTCAACAACGTGCCTTGTGTATTGTGGAAAAGTCGCTCGTTGAAGGGCTGATTGGCTCCCACAGTCTTGGTCAGAAACGTGTGCGTTTGTTGAACGGAATTGCTGGGTGGCTTGTAAAAGTTATGGGCACGCTGGAGGATGGAACTCTTTTACCTGAGCCACCTGAGACCTGGAAGTATTTACCACAGCAGTTAGTGGAAGTAGTCATTCGTGGCATGCAGCTTGCTCCACTAGACTATCCCGACGTGGAAAATGTTATCTCACTTATGCTTGTTTTGATGGGGAACACAGTATACTTTCCTAAACCCCATACACATGCGCTTTTTCCAGACTTTCTTCTGCGGCTTTTGCGAAATGAGGATACGCAGCAAGCCTTAATGGCACACCGATGGTTTTCCCAGAATATCGTACGCAGTTGTGTTTTATGCTATATTGCGGTGGAGAAGTCCACCTACGAGAAAGTATCGGTGCGTTACACACTTTCACGGTGCACGAAATCATTTCTTTTGCACGAATCCTTGTGTCAACCTGTACGTGCAGAGTTTGAAGCAGGCGGGACGCTTTTGGAACGCTTTTCGCACATGGTCACTGCTGAGGTTAACGACGCAGTGGATCAACTGATTGGCACATTAACGCAAATGAACCGTCTCGTGCGTGAGGGTGCCGATCTCAGCGAAAATCCCAATCCTCATCGCGGTGATGGTGGAGGGAACGATGGCACTGCAGGTCGTGCCGCGACTGTTAATCGTGGAACTCATAGGAATACggaaaatgaggaagaaagtgaagatgAAACTGAGGGCTCACCTCAGTCTTACCATCAGCTTGGTCTGGGGTTAAAGCAGCGGATTCTTCTCTTTGAAGGTAGTGTGGACCTGTTCATTCAGTTGGCATCGAGTTTCCCCAAAGGCGTTGCCCAGAACATGGTGGCGCAGCAAATTAGCCAGATGTTGGCGCGAAGTCTTACTAGTTTTGTTGGAGCGGACAGTAAAAAACTGAAGATCGAGCATCCGGAGCGCTACGGTTTCCGACCTCGTGAAATACTTGGACGTATTGTTGAGTGTTTGGTACAGTTCGTTCGCTTAGAGAACTTCCTGCGATGTCTGTGTAACTGTGGTGTGCCGCAAAAGGATATCCTCCAGGCGATGAAGGTAATTTCAGAACGCGGACTAGTTGGTGAGCATCTTGTGTGGAAATTGAATGAGATCGCTTCTTCCCTCCAAGCCATGTCGGCACGGGTACGTGAAGAGGAAGCCCTATGGGATGAAGCGCCGGAGTTTGCTCTCGACGCCTTACTTTCCACGCCGTTGCTTCGTCCCATAGCTCTGCCTTCTGATGTAAAGGATTTGGACGATCTTGTGTATACAAATGAGGACACTCTTCATCACCTTTTGTTGTCGGAAAGCAAACACCCGTTTACTAAAGAGTATCTGGATGAAGAGATGGTGAAGGAGTTCAACGCACGTGAGGACGTTATGCAGGCGAGGGAGCGACTTCAAAACCGCATAGCCGAATGGTTGAGGAACGCGAAGGCGCACCGTGAATGA
- a CDS encoding p22 protein precursor, producing MRRALVFTAFAANSAAAAFAASFAKSHTAVVTNPTVPQPVYMQQRLVSDQRLSEATLRELEDERQRAGLPEKPEIPEGWTIDRKPGVTHFTMRKSHGDEEIILQLTGEDRSNEEITRTLDVLVVNGGKALVFGMSVEDGEFVINNVCFRHDGKLALDTSAEAQFQKSQLYMGPDLADLEDHLVDSFTSYLSARGVNDTLANFIDQFSLWSEQADYEEWLSSINKFVS from the coding sequence ATGCGTCGTGCACTTGTATTCACAGCTTTTGCTGCTAACTCAGCCGCAGCAGCTTTCGCTGCTTCTTTTGCCAAATCACACACGGCGGTGGTAACAAATCCAACGGTACCCCAACCCGTCTACATGCAGCAACGCTTGGTATCGGACCAACGACTTTCTGAAGCCACTTTACGTGAGTTGGAGGATGAACGCCAACGCGCTGGACTACCAGAGAAACCGGAAATACCTGAGGGGTGGACAATAGACCGTAAGCCTGGTGTGACACATTTCACAATGCGCAAATCCCATGGGGACGAGGAAATTATCCTGCAACTCACAGGAGAAGATAGATCAAATGAAGAGATCACGCGCACTCTCGATGTTTTGGTGGTTAATGGCGGGAAGGCGTTGGTGTTTGGCATGAGTGTGGAGGATGGCGAGTTTGTGATCAACAATGTCTGCTTCCGGCATGACGGAAAACTAGCCTTGGACACGTCGGCAGAAGCACAGTTTCAGAAGAGCCAGCTGTACATGGGCCCCGACTTGGCTGATCTGGAGGACCATCTTGTGGACAGCTTTACAAGCTATTTGAGTGCACGTGGCGTCAATGATACGCTGGCTAATTTCATTGACCAGTTCAGCTTGTGGTCAGAGCAGGCGGACTACGAAGAGTGGCTGAGCAGCATTAACAAATTTGTTTCGTAA
- a CDS encoding protein kinase, putative produces the protein MPRSGDAKSSGSEVACRTFDPCQLNLSSATPVGSGAISHVVRTTLQGAANTPIAVKILSKIQLLQQKKVQSAMNEKRALLDLAPHPFIARLYGTAQSEDELYFVMEHLPHGDLLEHIRTRYSRHSCRRHSEDVANTPSDRNGLQTSSSSTPCLDFHDIQLITAQLVVGLAHVFAKGFVLRDLKPENIVFDEKYRACLIDFDTVDVEGRTALPISNKGVAVRSKRSSGEGKDGAKKRLTISSIQTMRRNTANFCGTAQYVSPEMVGECRWSYSSDLWALGTVVYEMLYGKHMFSGDNAFKVMKAVVKGVSPENVPFPRVDIGPEFDAFERTKDFIVRLCHTDPTQRLGVNPITGMFDLDVLRQHDIFGDFCWDVLDEHVQQYRPVDISANPNECAAPASFRGPLHPQMLSDHTASLESHYHAVPVHNPEYAEYVYTATADVNPFERWACGVVEKDANYNVENEAVTRGLEKESVPKLSAENSECDGSDDDDDDISVIDDVGVQYFNNVHEDFMK, from the coding sequence ATGCCCCGTAGTGGTGATGCCAAGAGCAGCGGCAGTGAGGTTGCTTGCCGCACATTTGACCCATGTCAACTTAATTTATCTTCGGCAACGCCCGTGGGCTCAGGGGCAATTTCTCATGTAGTGCGCACAACCCTGCAGGGCGCGGCGAACACCCCAATAGCGGTGAAGATTCTGTCGAAAATTCAACTACTTCAGCAGAAAAAAGTTCAGTCGGCGATGAATGAGAAACGTGCACTCTTAGACTTGGCACCACATCCCTTTATCGCTCGCTTGTACGGCACGGCCCAATCCGAGGATGAGCTGTACTTTGTTATGGAACACCTCCCACACGGAGACCTTTTAGAGCATATCAGAACCCGGTATTCACGACATTCGTGCCGCCGACACTCTGAAGATGTTGCCAACACCCCGAGTGATCGTAATGGGCTGCAAACATCGTCTAGTTCCACTCCTTGTTTGGACTTCCACGACATTCAGCTCATTACGGCGCAACTTGTCGTGGGGCTCGCTCACGTATTTGCGAAGGGTTTTGTGTTGCGTGACCTTAAACCTGAGAATATCGTGTTCGACGAAAAATATCGTGCGTGCCTGATCGACTTTGATACGGTGGATGTGGAGGGCCGCACCGCACTGCCCATATCCAACAAAGGAGTTGCGGTACGCAGCAAACGCTCCAGCGGTGAAGGGAAGGACGGAGCTAAGAAACGACTAACCATTTCATCCATACAGACGATGCGGCGCAATACCGCTAATTTTTGCGGGACAGCGCAATACGTCTCACCTGAGATGGTAGGGGAGTGCCGCTGGAGTTACAGTAGTGACCTTTGGGCTCTTGGCACCGTTGTTTATGAGATGCTGTATGGGAAACATATGTTTTCGGGAGATAATGCCTTTAAGGTAATGAAGGCTGTGGTAAAGGGCGTTTCACCTGAGAATGTCCCCTTTCCTCGTGTGGATATCGGTCCAGAGTTTGACGCCTTTGAGCGCACGAAGGATTTCATAGTTCGGTTGTGCCACACAGATCCAACTCAGCGTCTTGGTGTGAATCCAATCACTGGAATGTTCGATCTGGATGTGCTAAGACAGCATGACATATTTGGGGATTTCTGTTGGGATGTTTTGGATGAGCACGTTCAGCAATACAGGCCCGTTGACATTTCCGCTAACCCCAATGAATGCGCGGCTCCCGCTTCGTTCCGCGGGCCGCTGCATCCGCAAATGTTGTCGGATCACACAGCTTCCCTGGAGTCTCACTACCACGCTGTGCCAGTTCATAACCCAGAATACGCTGAGTACGTTTATACGGCTACTGCCGATGTTAATCCGTTTGAGCGGTGGGCGTGTGGTGTTGTTGAGAAAGATGCTAATTATAATGTGGAAAATGAGGCTGTAACGAGAGGGttggagaaggaaagtgtTCCCAAGCTTAGCGCAGAAAACTCTGAGTGCGACggcagtgatgatgatgatgatgatatttcCGTGATTGATGATGTTGGTGTGCAATACTTCAATAATGTTCATGAAGATTTCATGAAGTAA